In Uranotaenia lowii strain MFRU-FL chromosome 2, ASM2978415v1, whole genome shotgun sequence, one genomic interval encodes:
- the LOC129746371 gene encoding haloacid dehalogenase-like hydrolase domain-containing protein 2 isoform X1 codes for MRVSQTVIKKIRDMRPIKGALIDLSGTLHIDDQPTEAAPEALERLRDLGVTVKFVTNTTKESVFSLYDRLIRIGFRLEKDEIYGSLSAASRYVQSNDLNPYYILTEDARRDFPANTPDRPLNAVVVGLAPERFSYQYLNEAFRILHASRGTAKLIAIHEGKYYKAKDGISLGPGCFVKGLEYSSGVPSVCIGKPNAYFFRSALPEGLEPQDCVMIGDDPNDDCIGAMQIGMRGFLVETGKYQPELQTTGKLPEVTGIFKNFSAVVDHIVENIYM; via the exons ATGCGAGTCTCACAG acagtgattaaaaaaatacgcGATATGAGACCAATTAAGGGAGCTCTTATAGATCTCAGTGGAACATTACACATCGATGATCAACCCACAGAGGCAGCACCAGAAGCCTTGGAAAG GCTAAGAGATTTAGGTGTCACTGTGAAATTCGTAACGAATACAACGAAGGAGAGTGTATTCTCGCTCTATGATCGTCTAATCAGGATAGGTTTTCGTTTAGAAAAGGATGAAATCTATGGATCTCTATCTGCTGCATCGAGATACGTACAGAGCAACGATCTAAACCCGTACTATATTCTCACGGAGGATGCTCGCAGAGATTTTCCTGCTAACACTCCGGACCGGCCCCTAAACGCCGTAGTTGTAGGGTTGGCACCAGAACGATTTTCCTACCAATACCTGAACGAAGCCTTCAGAATTCTCCACGCGAGTAGGGGCACCGCTAAACTAATTGCTATTCACGAGGGAAAGTACTATAAGGCGAAAGATGGGATCTCACTGGGGCCAGGATGCTTCGTCAAGGGTCTGGAGTACAGCAGTGGTGTGCCAAGTGTTTGCATCGGTAAACCAAACGCTTATTTTTTCCGATCCGCTTTGCCAGAGGGATTGGAACCTCAAGATTGTGTCATGATTGGTGAT gATCCCAATGACGATTGCATCGGTGCAATGCAGATCGGAATGCGAGGCTTTTTAGTGGAGACGGGAAAATATCAACCGGAACTGCAAACAACGGGAAAATTACCCGAAGTGACAGGCATTTTCAAGAATTTCAGCGCTGTAGTTGATCATATTGtagaaaatatttatatgtaA
- the LOC129746371 gene encoding haloacid dehalogenase-like hydrolase domain-containing protein 2 isoform X2 → MRPIKGALIDLSGTLHIDDQPTEAAPEALERLRDLGVTVKFVTNTTKESVFSLYDRLIRIGFRLEKDEIYGSLSAASRYVQSNDLNPYYILTEDARRDFPANTPDRPLNAVVVGLAPERFSYQYLNEAFRILHASRGTAKLIAIHEGKYYKAKDGISLGPGCFVKGLEYSSGVPSVCIGKPNAYFFRSALPEGLEPQDCVMIGDDPNDDCIGAMQIGMRGFLVETGKYQPELQTTGKLPEVTGIFKNFSAVVDHIVENIYM, encoded by the exons ATGAGACCAATTAAGGGAGCTCTTATAGATCTCAGTGGAACATTACACATCGATGATCAACCCACAGAGGCAGCACCAGAAGCCTTGGAAAG GCTAAGAGATTTAGGTGTCACTGTGAAATTCGTAACGAATACAACGAAGGAGAGTGTATTCTCGCTCTATGATCGTCTAATCAGGATAGGTTTTCGTTTAGAAAAGGATGAAATCTATGGATCTCTATCTGCTGCATCGAGATACGTACAGAGCAACGATCTAAACCCGTACTATATTCTCACGGAGGATGCTCGCAGAGATTTTCCTGCTAACACTCCGGACCGGCCCCTAAACGCCGTAGTTGTAGGGTTGGCACCAGAACGATTTTCCTACCAATACCTGAACGAAGCCTTCAGAATTCTCCACGCGAGTAGGGGCACCGCTAAACTAATTGCTATTCACGAGGGAAAGTACTATAAGGCGAAAGATGGGATCTCACTGGGGCCAGGATGCTTCGTCAAGGGTCTGGAGTACAGCAGTGGTGTGCCAAGTGTTTGCATCGGTAAACCAAACGCTTATTTTTTCCGATCCGCTTTGCCAGAGGGATTGGAACCTCAAGATTGTGTCATGATTGGTGAT gATCCCAATGACGATTGCATCGGTGCAATGCAGATCGGAATGCGAGGCTTTTTAGTGGAGACGGGAAAATATCAACCGGAACTGCAAACAACGGGAAAATTACCCGAAGTGACAGGCATTTTCAAGAATTTCAGCGCTGTAGTTGATCATATTGtagaaaatatttatatgtaA
- the LOC129745341 gene encoding histone acetyltransferase KAT8, translating to MQQPEMVAPRTVKTSEHSDKEMEQEHGKQALKPTLGTAGGGPSASIANKDASLLNETLKAEDGEDKLMIGSEYMVQRQDGSWHPAQLIQSRQNPCDPKQLEYYIHYEGLNRRLDQWVSRDRISSAVTTTDKKTTGIGTPINQDHNGKSPLVTTFANPKDSPKIGKPSTDIDMVDGDPDRKITRNQKRRHDEINHVQKTYAEMDPTTAALEKEHEAITKVKYIDKLRFGRYEIDTWYFSPYPEEYGKVGTLYVCEYCLRYMRLPKTLQQHKLTCGRRQPPGNEIYRKGTVSIFEIDGKDHRFYCQTLCLMAKLFLDHKTLYYDVDPFYFYVLCEIDKEGQHIVGYFSKEKESPEGNNVACILILPPYQRKGYGKLLIAFSYELSRREGIVGSPEKPLSDLGRLSYRSYWAYTLLELMKEYKTTTIKELSELSGIIQDDIIYTLQSMKMVKYWKGQHVICVTGKAVQEHLQLPQFKKPKLMVDPAFLRWTPQKRAIPVKQVKKT from the exons ATGCAACAGCCGGAAATGGTTGCCCCGCGGACAGTGAAAACTAGTGAACACTCTGACAAAGAAATGGAGCAGGAACATGGCAAACAAGCGCTAAAACCGACACTGGGAACAGCCGGCGGCGGCCCCAGCGCCAGCATTGCAAATAAGGACGCGTCGCTGTTGAATGAG ACATTAAAAGCAGAAGACGGAGAAGACAAGCTGATGATAGGATCCGAGTACATGGTCCAACGTCAGGACGGCTCTTGGCATCCAGCACAGCTCATCCAGAGTCGGCAAAACCCGTGTGATCCAAAACAGCTCGAATACTACATCCATTATGAAGGATTGAATCGTCGATTGGATCAATGGGTATCTCGGGATCGTATATCTAGTGCTGTAACTACTACTGATAAGAAAACTACCGGAATCGGAACTCCAATCAACCAAGATCATAACGGTAAAAGTCCACTAGTAACTACGTTTGCCAACCCAAAAGACTCGCCTAAAATTGGCAAACCCAGCACTGACATCGACATGGTAGATGGTGATCCGGATCGGAAGATTACACGGAATCAAAAACGACGACACGATGAAATAAATCATGTGCAGAAAACCTACGCTGAGATGGACCCAACAACGGCTGCCCTTGAAAAGGAGCATGAGGCCATCACTAAAGTCAAGTACATCGATAAGTTACGTTTCGGAAGATACGAAATAGATACGTGGTACTTCTCCCCGTACCCAGAAGAATACGGAAAAGTCGGAACACTGTACGTATGCGAATACTGTCTTCGATACATGCGCCTTCCAAAAACACTGCAGCAACACAAGTTGACCTGTGGTCGGCGGCAGCCCCCTGGAAATGAAATTTACCGCAAGGGGActgtttcaattttcgaaatagATGGCAAAGACCATCGATTCTACTGCCAGACTCTCTGTTTAATGGCAAAACTGTTCCTGGATCACAAAACCTTGTATTACGATGTAGATCCGTTCTATTTCTACGTTTTGTGTGAAATTGACAAGGAAGGACAACACATAGTCGGTTATTTTTCTAAGGAAAAAGAATCGCCAGAGGGAAACAATGTTGCCTGTATTCTAATACTTCCTCCATATCAGCGTAAAGGTTACGGCAAGTTGCTGATCGCATTTAGCTACGAATTGTCTCGTCGTGAGGGTATTGTTGGCAGTCCGGAAAAACCTTTGTCAGATCTTGGAAGGTTGAGTTACCGCAGCTATTGGGCATACACTTTGCTTGAGCTGATGAAGGAGTACAAAACAACCACTATCAAGGAGCTCAGTGAATTATCAGGCATTATTCAAGACGACATAATCTACACCCTGCAGTCGATGAAAATGGTGAAATACTGGAAAGGGCAACACGTCATTTGTGTAACAGGTAAAGCCGTACAGGAACATCTCCAGTTGCCACAATTCAAGAAGCCCAAACTGATGGTCGACCCAGCATTCCTCCGATGGACACCGCAGAAGCGAGCCATTCCTGTCAAGCAAGTTAAGAAAACCTAA
- the LOC129747611 gene encoding probable prefoldin subunit 6 yields the protein MDKETAVLQRKLESELKNYKDAQKEFNKLVQQQQLLDGQYNENKNVLEELQLLKPTNTVYKLYGPVLVKQELDDCKQNVTKRIEYINKELKKCTDNIANLEQKQDKYRANLQKLQRQYQSQIALTKP from the exons ATGGATAAGGAAACGGCAGTCCTCCAGCGAAAATTGGAGTcggaattgaaaaattacaaagacGCCCAGAAAG AGTTCAACAAACTGGTCCAACAACAGCAACTTTTAGATGGGCAATATAATGAGAACAAAAACGTTCTGGAAGAACTGCAACTATTGAAACCAACAAATACG GTTTACAAACTTTACGGTCCAGTTTTGGTGAAGCAAGAATTGGACGACTGCAAACAGAACGTTACCAAGCGGATCGAGTACATAAACAAAGAACTTAAAAAGTGCACCGATAACATTGCCAATTTGGAACAGAAACAGGACAAATATCGGGCCAACTTGCAGAAGCTGCAGCGCCAGTACCAGAGCCAGATAGCGCTCACCAAACCCTAA